TCAGGTCTCGATGGAGGACGCCTGAGTCCTGGCAGTGGCGCAAGGCGTGGAGGACCTGCACCATCACGTGCCTGGCAACACCTTCTGACAGGAGGCCTCCTTTCCTTTTGCAAAAATCAAAGAGATCTTCGCATGGGTCCGGTCTTTCCAGGATCATAATATAATCCTGTGGTCCATCAAACCAGTCGATGAGCTTGAGCACGTTGGCACAAGATGACTCATTGCTAACAAGCTTCATCAGCGCCACCTCCAATGGCATGGGCCCGTCAAGTCCAGGCTATGAATGGGAGGGAAGGATATACATATGTTTAGACAGAAATTCTTCCAAATAAACCCAGCTCTATGACTGAAAACACTTACCAGTTCTAGCTTCTTTTCAGTCTTTCTGGCATATTTGATTGCCACctagaggtaaaaaaaaaaacacaaatttagTGTAGGATTTATTGAGAAATCATCACCTTTTATAGGTGCCTGTAACAGGTGCAATAAAAGGGATCCCTATGAGAGATATTACTACGCATGTCGCGGCTACACCATTTGGTCACTTACTGGGAAGCCATCTGCCTTGCGAATGCCGGCAAAAACTGCCCCATAGCCACCCGTTCCAAGTAGATGGCCCTGGAGGTACAGGTCCTCCAAATGTTCTACAACATTAAGCAGGTACACTTCAGAAAAAGAGTCCATACAGCATTTTCTACAGGATAACACAGTTGAAGACACTTCACTAATAACTTTAAATAGCATGCATTAATATTTCTTTACCACATGCCAATCCTAAACTTGGCTTTTAAATTCagtattatcattagtttgcctTTTAGATGCTGCAGTCAGAGTAAGATCGGGTTCAGAATCAAAACGTATTGAATCAATTTGGGTATGTTTGCTTTTCAAACGTTCAGCGACATTTCTTTTTTATCAATCAATGAATCAATtgttgcatttatttgtttaatctatAAGTCCAGTACACTATTCGCATCTGCTTTTGCAGCAAGCCTTATGAAAGAGATTTACATGGCTTTCTTAGGTGTCATTTTCATTCTCTATCAAAAGACTTCAACTTCCAACCTTTGCGGGGAGTTTTGGACCCGACTTCGTCGGTACTCCGGACTTCCgtactctctctccttcttttcGCAGGAGATTCATCAGCGGAATCGGAGTGGGAGCGTTTTTTACCCATTTTTACTGCTATGAGTAATAGATAATGAAAGAGTAAAGACGTTCTTCTGCAATGCTAAGCAAGAAGTAATTAAATGATGCTTTTGTGGCTGACCAgttacggatggatggatgagcatCATTCAAATATTGTTGATTTTTGAACAACAGACGGCATCATGCACGGGGTTACATGGGCTGAAGCCCAGAGGTCCCTCACTCCCCCCCCGTcgtaaaattgaaaaaaaagaagagacgTTTGAATATATTATTTAGCAATAATATAATTagtttttaatttgcatattctccccctgTCATCGTGGTGTTtcttccgggttctccggtttccctgtatttcaagaacatgctgaggctaattggacttgctaaattgcctgtagctatgcatgtgtgagtgaatggtgtgtgagtgtgccctgcgatgggctgcccccccatcctgggttgttccctacctcgtgcccattgcttgcgggataggctccggacccccgcgacccagtaggataagcggtttggaaaatggatggatggataattagttGTGAATTTGCATATTGGTGTTTCTtccgggttctctggtttccccgtaGTCCAAAATCATGCACGATTATTGAATATGGATGAATTGTTAATTGTTCTGTAATAAGCTGTGGTTCATTCGTTCTAAAGCTCAAAATATCTCCAAGTAGTACATCAGAAATCACGGAGTGACAAGGAATCTGCCATTACGATTAAAACGCAGAAACAACTTAACCGATCACATAGGAAATGCAGTCTAAAGTTTCTGACTCAGTCATAAACAGCGTGGCTGGTTTGTGGgaatatttaacaaaaatgatTAAGGAGAAAAAAGCGAACCAGATCACCGAAAGGCAGTCGTATTCCGCTGAATGGGAATACACTGGGCACCGCATCTAATGATCACGTTTGTCTGGGAGAAATTGATCATTATATATGCGGATGATGGTTATTACCGCTTTTTTCTGCTTCTTAATTATGTCTCAGACAGATTACCATCTGATTcacatatgtatatttatattaaaatacggACAGCGTCGCAATTTACTTCATTTTATTGACGATTTAAAACTACAGTAGTTGTCTCaaacgcttttcaaattacagtacctTACCAATTAAATTTCTGAAGTGCGTATAAT
The nucleotide sequence above comes from Brienomyrus brachyistius isolate T26 unplaced genomic scaffold, BBRACH_0.4 scaffold57, whole genome shotgun sequence. Encoded proteins:
- the LOC125724531 gene encoding serine/threonine-protein kinase pim-1-like, whose product is MGKKRSHSDSADESPAKRRRESTEVRSTDEVGSKTPRKEHLEDLYLQGHLLGTGGYGAVFAGIRKADGFPVAIKYARKTEKKLELPGLDGPMPLEVALMKLVSNESSCANVLKLIDWFDGPQDYIMILERPDPCEDLFDFCKRKGGLLSEGVARHVMVQVLHALRHCQDSGVLHRDLKSENLLIRTDTLEVKLIDFGCGDIWTDSHYTKFSGTKIFAPPEWFLSREYLAGPATVWSVGVTLFTLVCGYLPFHNQTAIISGRLKFPPWVSSGCCNLIRGCLRRKAANRRSLEQIQRHLWLQQK